The genomic DNA CGCGCACACGTCTCCTTTCGCACCAGCACGCTGGAATTGCTCCTCATGGCCGCGGGCAGGCACAGAGACACCGGCCTGGTGTACGCCGACTATCGCCTGATTGCCGCTGACGGCACAGAGCGCGATATCCACTTGCTCGGTCACCACGAAGGGCGCCTGCGCGACAATCAGGACTATGGGCCGGTGTGGCTCTTGCCGCGAGCGGTGGTCAAAAAAGTCGGCGGGCTCGACGAGAAGTACGCGGCCGCTGACCTTTATGACTTGCGGCTGAAGGTAGCCACACGCTACCGCCTGGTGCACCTGGCCGCAGCGCGCAACGGCCACGCTTACGTAGTCAAGGCCCCTGCCGCCAAACATAACGTTTTCGATTACCTCCTCGCCAGCAAGGAGGTCCAGCTGGAGATGGAGCATGCCCTCACCGAGCACCTGAAACGTATCGGTGCCTATCTGGCGCCAGGTGCCCACTACCAGAAGGTCACCTACACCCGCGCCGAAGAGCGCCAGTTCTCTGACTGCATTGCCAGCGTCGTCATTCCGGTGTTCAACCGCAAGGAGTTCATCGGCACCGCCATCGAAAGTGTGCAGGCACAGACAGTGCCAAGCGTCGAGGTCATTGTCGTCGTCAACGGCGGCAAGGACGATCCCACCATCGAGGGGGTGAAGCCCTATTTGCCTGGGGGAGAGAAGTACGATCCCAACAAGCCCAAGGTCACCCTGCTGGTTGAGGACATCAACAACATCGGCTACTGCCTGAACAAGGGCTTGCAGGTGGCGCGCGGCAAGTACTACGTGCAATTGGATTCCGACGACCGCCTGAAGCCCAACGCAGTGGCAAAGATCCTCGAAGTGTTTGATTCCGACCGGCGCATCGGCATGGTCATCGGTTCCTACGAAGTCTGGCAGAAGGACGAGCACACGGGCGAGCTGTCGCGCATGGAGTCCATCCCCGTAGTGACCCACGACGAGTGGACGGAGAAGAACGGGCGGAACAACCTCCTGCGCATCAACGGAGCTGGGGCGCCGCGCGCCGCGCACATCAAGGTCATCAAGGAACTCGGCGGCTTTGGCACCAACGATTCCCCGTATGCGCGCAATTACGGCGAAGACTATGACTTGGTATTGCGCCTGTCGGAGCGTTACCGCATCGGACGGGTGTGGGAGCCCATCTACGAGGTCGTGCGCCACGCCGGAGGGACCGACCACGCCATCGACCAGGCGACCATTGACCGCAACGACGAGGCTAAGGACTTTATGCGCCTGGAAGCGGTGCGGCGCCGCAAGGCCTTAAACCGCAAAGCAAAGGCGGCGTGAACGAATCCCCCACCTTGAGTGCTGTGCACCCCAGGACGAGCGCCGCCCACAGTTGCTACCTGGCATTGTGGGCGGCTGTGGTTGCGTCCGTGTGCATAGCTGGCCTCGCCTGCCGGAATGGGAGCCGAAGTGCCTCGCTCATTCAGCATCACCCGCGGTGGCGCCACGACCACGCCGGCATCGTCCGCGGCGATACTTCTGTGCGCGTCCTCGCCTTGATCTTCACCGGCGGCGACTATGGCGAGGGGTGTGAGCACATCCTATCCACGCTGGAGAGCCACGGCATCAAAGCCTCCTTCTTCCTCACCGGGGCATTCCTTTCCCAGCCGGAGCGGCGTTCCTGTGTCAGGCGTATGGTTGGGCAGGGGCACTACGTTGGCCCCCACTCGCACGCCCACCTGTTGTATTCGCCCTGGGAGGACAGGTCCAAGAGTTTGGTAGGCAGACGGCTCTTTCGCCAGGACCTCAGGCAGAACTTGCGCGAGCTACGCGCTCTGGGTGCGCTCCGGCACGCCAAGGTGGTCTACTTCATTCCGCCCTATGAGTGGTACAACGAAGACCACGTGCGGTGGGCCAATGAGATGGGCGTGGTGCTATGCAACTTCACTCCGGGCAGTGGTTCGCATCGCGACTGGATTCCTGAGGGGGAGAAGGGCTTTGTTCCCGGCACTGCGATTCTTCAGGACATTCTCGCCTATGAGCAGCAGGACCCAAATGGGCTCAACGGCTTCCTCTTGCTCCTCCATCTCGGCGCGCAGCGACAGGACAAGGTCTTCTTGCAGCTCGGACCGTTGGTGGAAGAGCTGCTGCGGCGCGGCTACCGGTTCGTCAGAATTGATGAGTTGCTGGCTATTCCCTGAAGGCAATGCCGAAAGGAGTGGTGTCGGCCATGTCGCAGAGAGGGTCGGTGCCTTGCACGTAAACAAAGCGGCGCTGCGAACGACTCATTCGCTGTTCAGCATGAACTTGCCATGGGTGTACGGGCCGTCGCGCCACCTGACCTCTTCGCGCACGCGCATGAAGCTCATTCCTAAGTAGCGGCGGTTCCGCATGAGACTGGCCAGATAGTCAGCAAAGGGGGTGTCCACCACTTTGCCGGCGCTCATGCTGGCATGGCGGAAAAAGAGCCCGCGCTCGTTTCGGATGACCAGCAGCATGTGCGCCGAAAAGATGCCCGGCCGATCCTGGATCAGGGCGACAATATCCCCGCTGCGGAGGCTGTCCTTGTGGGCGGCCAGGCGCGTCAGGGGGATGTAGGAAATTGTCACCTCGCGATCGGGCAGGAACACGGGCAGATCCACAAACCCTTTGCCGGCGAAAAAGCGCTGATGGCTGATGGTGCGGGTGAGGGGCGTGGCGTCGTTGCCGCCGACTCGCTCCGTTACGTCCTCCAGGCACCAGCTATTGGCCGGCAGCCAGTCGGCCATGGTATAGTGGTTGCGACTGGCCATGCCTATGATTCCCTGCCGATAGCGAATGTGCTGCAGGATGTTGAAAAAGTCCTCGTAGTAATCTGCCAGCGTAAGGGCAAGCACAATTTCGCAGTAGGTCATGCAATTAAGCTTCTTGAGGTTCAGCAGCGGCCTTGTGTCGTAGCGGGCGTAGGGGCCGTCGCCCTCGCAATAGAGCTCATAGGGGGCGCCCAAGAACCGCTCGGAGTAGTAGACCATCTTCTGCTGATTGCTCCAGCCAGAGCTGGCAACGCGGCGGATTTCATGGTCGAGCGCTTCGCTGGACAGGTGCGGATAGTAGGGGCGCACCAGCGGCCGCGCGCAACCGGCGAACAGGCTCACAAACAGCAGGAGGACAGCCTGTCGCCATTTCGTTCTGTGCATGGAATTGACCTCCGACGGTATCGAGCTACACCTCGCCATTCGCGCGCCGGATGGATGACTGCAGTTGCTGCTCCTGGAGGGGGAGGCTACCACAGGTCTTCCATCCCCGGCGGGATGTCCCAGAAGGTGGCCCACTGGAAGTGGCCGGTGCCGCCGCGGTGGGCCGCCAGATCCACCGACAGTAGGCGGTAGTGCTCCTGTTCCTGCTCGGCCAGGAAGTGGAACATGTCACGCGCTTTCGCCGACTTGGCGCGGCCAGCTGCCGACAGGTAGAAGTCGTAGGCTGCGCGTTCTGCCTCCATGGCCACGGAGATGGCCTGTTCGACAGTCATGTTCTTGGTGAGCGTCCGTTTCGTCACCTCGACGCCCTTCTTGCCTGTGTCCGGCGGCGGTCCTCCGGTCAGCGTCCGGTACAGGTCGGAGAGCTGCTGGAAATGCTCCTGCTCCACGGCTGCCAAATAGAGGAACTTGTTGCGGATGGCTGGCTGCGCAAAGCGTTCTCCCGCAGCCTGATAGAATTCCTGCGCGCCTTTCTCGCGCGCCACCGCCAGGGCTAAAGCCTGCAGCGCCTCAGAAGGCTTAGTTTCGCTCACCGGGCGGCGAACGGCCAGCGCCTCGGCCAAGGCGCGATTGAACTCGGCCAAGTCCTCGGAGCGGCGTGAGGTGATGAGCTGTCCATCCACCACCACAGGACTGTCCTCGTAAAGGCCGCCTGCCAACAGCACATCGTCACGGATGCCGGGGTAGCAGGTCAGCCTTTTGCCCGCAAGGAGCTGTGCCGAGATGAGCACCTGGGGCCCGTGGCAGATTGCCCCCACAGTGCCCCCCAGACTCCAGAACTGCCGCACAAAGCTCAGGACCTCGGGCGACAGCCGCAAGATCTCCGGTGAGTCACCCCCGGGTATGACGATGGCGTCGTACCCGGAAGGGTCGGCCTCATCGAAGGTGCGGGTCACTTCCACCGTCCGCCGGCCGTTCTTGCCGGCCAATCTGCTCTTGTAGGTGCCTACGTAGTCGACCTTGGCTCCCTTGCTGGCGAGGAAGTCATGAGGTGAGGTGGTCTGTTCATCATGAAACCGCGGAGCCACCAGAATGGCGACTCTTTTCCCTTTCAGTGGCATATCGCCCCTTTCATTATCCTCCTGTCCAGAAGCGCGGCGGGACGTCGGCGTCTATATGCAGCGCGAAACTTTGGCCTTCGCCCAACCAATGGACACCATAAATTTACAACAACGAGCGTGAAAAGCAAACGGAAAATGGCTCTGCAGGACCGGCTAACCATGATTTTGAGGCTCTCTTGGCGATTCTTCTTGAAGGTCACGAGTGGATCATCTATATTTGCACACACAGCCTTGCCGGCAGTGGTGGACATTCCAGAGGGCCCAT from Calditrichota bacterium includes the following:
- a CDS encoding DJ-1/PfpI/YhbO family deglycase/protease: MPLKGKRVAILVAPRFHDEQTTSPHDFLASKGAKVDYVGTYKSRLAGKNGRRTVEVTRTFDEADPSGYDAIVIPGGDSPEILRLSPEVLSFVRQFWSLGGTVGAICHGPQVLISAQLLAGKRLTCYPGIRDDVLLAGGLYEDSPVVVDGQLITSRRSEDLAEFNRALAEALAVRRPVSETKPSEALQALALAVAREKGAQEFYQAAGERFAQPAIRNKFLYLAAVEQEHFQQLSDLYRTLTGGPPPDTGKKGVEVTKRTLTKNMTVEQAISVAMEAERAAYDFYLSAAGRAKSAKARDMFHFLAEQEQEHYRLLSVDLAAHRGGTGHFQWATFWDIPPGMEDLW
- a CDS encoding DUF1460 domain-containing protein yields the protein MHRTKWRQAVLLLFVSLFAGCARPLVRPYYPHLSSEALDHEIRRVASSGWSNQQKMVYYSERFLGAPYELYCEGDGPYARYDTRPLLNLKKLNCMTYCEIVLALTLADYYEDFFNILQHIRYRQGIIGMASRNHYTMADWLPANSWCLEDVTERVGGNDATPLTRTISHQRFFAGKGFVDLPVFLPDREVTISYIPLTRLAAHKDSLRSGDIVALIQDRPGIFSAHMLLVIRNERGLFFRHASMSAGKVVDTPFADYLASLMRNRRYLGMSFMRVREEVRWRDGPYTHGKFMLNSE
- a CDS encoding glycosyltransferase; this translates as MKKVSVIMQYREGLSYSDAELNESIKTLVNQNYPHWELILVDYRGKKAARPPLLEDERIIHLPGTFKNRAQGLNAALARATGDAVLLVDNIRAHVSFRTSTLELLLMAAGRHRDTGLVYADYRLIAADGTERDIHLLGHHEGRLRDNQDYGPVWLLPRAVVKKVGGLDEKYAAADLYDLRLKVATRYRLVHLAAARNGHAYVVKAPAAKHNVFDYLLASKEVQLEMEHALTEHLKRIGAYLAPGAHYQKVTYTRAEERQFSDCIASVVIPVFNRKEFIGTAIESVQAQTVPSVEVIVVVNGGKDDPTIEGVKPYLPGGEKYDPNKPKVTLLVEDINNIGYCLNKGLQVARGKYYVQLDSDDRLKPNAVAKILEVFDSDRRIGMVIGSYEVWQKDEHTGELSRMESIPVVTHDEWTEKNGRNNLLRINGAGAPRAAHIKVIKELGGFGTNDSPYARNYGEDYDLVLRLSERYRIGRVWEPIYEVVRHAGGTDHAIDQATIDRNDEAKDFMRLEAVRRRKALNRKAKAA
- a CDS encoding polysaccharide deacetylase family protein, with translation MNESPTLSAVHPRTSAAHSCYLALWAAVVASVCIAGLACRNGSRSASLIQHHPRWRHDHAGIVRGDTSVRVLALIFTGGDYGEGCEHILSTLESHGIKASFFLTGAFLSQPERRSCVRRMVGQGHYVGPHSHAHLLYSPWEDRSKSLVGRRLFRQDLRQNLRELRALGALRHAKVVYFIPPYEWYNEDHVRWANEMGVVLCNFTPGSGSHRDWIPEGEKGFVPGTAILQDILAYEQQDPNGLNGFLLLLHLGAQRQDKVFLQLGPLVEELLRRGYRFVRIDELLAIP